In the Geobacter sp. FeAm09 genome, one interval contains:
- a CDS encoding cupin domain-containing protein — MKTVGGKAEVKNFAAPDEVRTFPKGRVELITIGGATVGRAIFEPGWRWLTSVQPLAKTKSCEAPHFQYHVAGTVHVVMDDGSEFDCRPGEVSLLPMGHDAWVVGNETAVVVDFQGMIDYAKAR, encoded by the coding sequence ATGAAAACGGTAGGAGGAAAAGCCGAGGTTAAAAATTTCGCCGCTCCGGATGAGGTCAGGACCTTTCCGAAGGGACGGGTCGAACTGATCACGATCGGCGGGGCAACGGTGGGGCGGGCCATATTCGAGCCGGGGTGGCGCTGGCTGACGTCGGTGCAGCCGCTGGCGAAGACGAAGAGCTGTGAGGCGCCCCATTTCCAATACCATGTTGCCGGCACCGTGCATGTGGTCATGGATGACGGCAGCGAGTTCGATTGCCGTCCCGGCGAGGTATCGCTCCTGCCCATGGGGCACGATGCCTGGGTAGTTGGCAACGAGACGGCCGTCGTGGTAGACTTTCAAGGCATGATCGACTACGCTAAGGCCCGCTGA
- a CDS encoding cupin domain-containing protein, with protein MGRFIDIGAQEWRQVRPDVAHGVLGTTILDEGVTMTVTRVVPGSGFAAHHDAYGHLLYFLSGSGVVGVAGEETAIRPGLAVRIRAGEEHYYRNTGTDELTLVSVNIPEEGAGNLAGARGACSRDYDDRGPTAG; from the coding sequence ATGGGCAGATTCATCGACATCGGCGCCCAGGAGTGGCGGCAGGTGCGGCCGGACGTGGCGCACGGGGTGCTCGGCACGACCATCCTCGACGAGGGGGTCACCATGACCGTGACTCGCGTCGTGCCGGGGAGCGGCTTTGCGGCCCATCACGACGCCTACGGCCACCTGCTCTACTTCCTGTCCGGCTCGGGCGTGGTGGGGGTGGCCGGTGAGGAAACGGCCATACGGCCGGGGCTGGCGGTCCGCATCCGGGCTGGGGAAGAGCATTATTACCGCAATACCGGGACAGACGAACTCACCCTGGTATCGGTCAATATCCCCGAGGAGGGCGCTGGCAACCTGGCGGGCGCCCGCGGCGCATGCTCCAGGGACTACGACGATCGGGGGCCGACGGCAGGGTGA
- a CDS encoding DMT family transporter — MTNDAQQADRAGIYCKLVLTTFFWGGTFVAARFAVHEAPPFFAASCRFAIAAVVLMALVARQAQRRGEAVPVPRSLREVLGLFFLGLTGIFCYNAFFFSGLKLTGAANGSLIVAINPLLTAVLSAWWLRERIRPLQGAGLAVSLAGVGVIVTRGDPGVLRTLTFNHGDLLLLGAPLSWAAYSILGKRAMGTFSPLVATAYAALSGTLLLIPAAALEALGGAGPHHFSILGWVAILQLALLGTVAGFVWWYEGVQALGASRAALFVNLVPLFGTLLAALLLGERLGWPQLWGGMLVIAGVCGGTVRLKTG; from the coding sequence GTGACGAACGACGCACAGCAGGCCGACAGGGCAGGGATTTATTGCAAGCTGGTCCTGACGACCTTTTTCTGGGGCGGCACCTTTGTGGCCGCCCGTTTTGCGGTGCATGAAGCGCCGCCGTTCTTTGCCGCGAGCTGCCGTTTTGCGATCGCGGCCGTGGTGCTGATGGCGCTGGTGGCCCGGCAGGCGCAGCGCCGGGGGGAGGCCGTGCCGGTGCCCCGCAGCCTGCGAGAGGTGCTGGGCCTCTTTTTCCTTGGCCTGACCGGGATCTTCTGCTACAACGCCTTCTTTTTCAGCGGCCTGAAGCTGACCGGTGCGGCCAACGGCTCCCTCATCGTCGCCATCAACCCGCTGCTCACGGCGGTGCTGTCCGCCTGGTGGCTGCGGGAGCGAATCCGGCCGCTCCAGGGTGCCGGGCTGGCGGTCTCCCTGGCCGGCGTCGGGGTGATCGTCACCCGGGGCGATCCCGGCGTGCTGCGCACCCTGACCTTCAACCACGGCGATCTGCTGCTGCTCGGGGCGCCGCTCAGTTGGGCGGCCTATTCGATCCTGGGCAAACGGGCCATGGGCACCTTTTCACCCCTGGTGGCGACCGCCTATGCCGCCCTGTCCGGCACCCTGCTGTTGATCCCGGCCGCCGCCCTGGAGGCGCTGGGCGGGGCCGGGCCGCACCATTTCAGCATCCTGGGCTGGGTGGCCATTCTGCAGCTGGCCCTGCTCGGCACGGTGGCCGGCTTTGTCTGGTGGTACGAGGGGGTCCAGGCCCTGGGGGCGAGCCGGGCGGCCCTGTTCGTCAACCTGGTGCCGCTCTTCGGCACCCTGCTGGCGGCCCTGCTCCTGGGGGAACGGCTCGGCTGGCCCCAGTTGTGGGGGGGAATGCTGGTCATCGCCGGGGTGTGCGGCGGGACGGTCCGCCTGAAGACGGGCTGA